Part of the Portunus trituberculatus isolate SZX2019 chromosome 24, ASM1759143v1, whole genome shotgun sequence genome is shown below.
ACATATTATTAAAATCATAAAGAAGTTCCCTTGAAAACCTCAATAACATCCTGTGAACCTGGTGACATTAATAGACATGGGTGCTTCCTAGCTTACCTTAGTGAATGTAACCCTTATATTTCTTAAAATGACACTTACTTAGCTTGTATATAGTGGTGATGCCTTGATTTTTTTGTCCTTACCTTGATTATGCTTCCTTATTGTCATCCTctttgtgtttttatctttgGTATTCCCATTATCACTCTGGCCTTGAAagtatatctctttctctcaccttgtCAATATCGAGTGATCTTCAAAATGTTTCTTTACCCAGCACAGTGGATAGCAATCTGGTATATTCCCTTCTCCTGTCCTCATGACCAAACCATCTCCATCTCTTTACTCTCAGCACAGGCTCCTCTAGTGTTATCAAACTGTTCACTGTTACATGGCACCACCCCCAAGATACGGTGTAGTGTTTATTGAGACTACTGTAATGTCCACACTTTGTCATGTGTTTTTGTCAGTCTTGAGATTCTAAaagtgtgtctgtctatgtttAGCTATTTTGTGATTCATGGGAAATGAATAGCAATTTGTTCATCAATATATGAACATCAAAGATGGGATAAAATGTTTTGTCTTTATTGATATTTATCCCAGAAAAATAACCATACATAACCAGTCTTCTTGTTCATGCCCCACCCCCTTGGATCAGCACTGCATCGAGGCACACCTTCACTTCATATCAAGACTGGTCAGGTATCGCCCATGACCAAATGCTTCTTATTCTCAACTTGCAGTGAACCCAGCCGTGCATCAGTGTAGATCTCTCTGCCCTGGTGTGTCTGGCATCCAGGCTGGAGAGTGACCTTGATGTCTTCACTCTGATGGCCATTGCAGTGACTCTCTTCACACTCTTCCCAAGCTTCAGGGAAACTTGCAGGTGTGACAACTCAAAGATAGATTGAGGTGTTCTCTAGTGTTTGTcaatatgtttttttatgtaagaggagatcTGGTCAATGGAAACAAAAAGGTCCCAGTCACTAAAGAGATCTGCCAGTCTCTTCATAAATTAGCATGAATAAAAGTATACATAGGATGACATTGTGGTCTAAttaatatatatgcatgtacttCAACAATTTTATTACACTAGCTGCCCTACACAGATCACAGTAAAATCAATACTGTTAAAGCATACTGCATCTTTTTACAGTGTGTATTTGTAAACCACACTGCATTCCCTGTAAAGAAAGGTAACCCAAACAAGGCATTTTACATACTTTCCCTTGCATTCTCTGACATGTAACAAATGCATCTTAATACTAATGATATATGGCCGAGTGAATCACAGCATTGGCAACACAAAACAAGTTCACTGTATGCAGTATAAAGTGGTTTTTCACTGAATGAATACTGTAAAAGATGACACGCAGAGCAGAGCAAGCAAAAAGGCACATTAAAGAATACTGTGGAAAGAGGATGCTGTCTACTTTCACATCTACTGTTATTTTGTGGAATAGAATGGATTGAATGCTATAATTTCCTGTTCTTCACAGTACAAGAGATCATAATATAGTTGTACATTGCTCATTATAATTAAGGCTTATTATGCTATTGTCAATGTGAGAATTCatgacttcagaaacttaatatttttttgacaGAACCAAGTGAGCCACAGGTGATGacagtgatagtggtaatggtcAATGTTGGTAATACTGCTGTATATTTTCcatctcctgctgctcctcataGCTCTATCTGCAGCCTCCTTGATTCAATGTTGTATGTCTCCCTCCAGATATATCAACATCAAGTCAAAGCTTCTTCATTAACAATCATGGTCAATACTCAGTAAGCATTCTGCACTGACTTGCAATGAATTACCATTTTACCTCaatcttaaactctctctctgtctctctgtgttctGGTACATAGTCAGACCACAGGAGTGAGGATTGAGGAAAAACACTAAACACTGTAGAAGTTGGTGCAGTAGTTTGCTTAGATGTTGACAATACCTGTGCCATAATGAGGGTGTTAATTATTAAGCCACTTAGTTCCCATGTTAATACCAAGCCATGTGGAATGATCACTGCTACTGCACACCAGTAACTTCAATAACCAATGCAATACAAATAAGACTAGGAAGCTGTTTCATCGCAACATGAAACAGAACAGAACATTGTAATATAATACTCTTGCTGTATATTTCATCCTTGGACTATGAGATGAAGTACAGACTGAAGGCAGATAGGGATTTTAAGTACATCATAAATTATAACAATTGAGTTTTGTGATGAAGAATAACTAATGAACACAGTACAACTCATCATACAAGCTACCTCTGAGTTGAAGTCCTACGTCATAGATTGGGAAGCTACATTGCAGACTTTTGTGATTAAGGTGAAGCTTCCTCCACACCGTCCAGCAAGATGAGATTCACTTCAGCCCATCTATTAACTTGTACCCAAAGCATAGACTAACACAACCATCACAAAGCTAAGCTACAACTGCCTAGTCTTTATACAACACTCCACCAATGTCTTCACTTGTTTTGTTCctggaggagcaagaagatcGAAGAAAAGTCTTTCTCTGCCAGACCTGAGTTGCACATCAGTCTGTATATCTGGAAAACAATTATCAATGAAAACACTTTCCTGTAAATTGTTATTTATACATTGTAAAATCTAAACAGCATCATTTCACTTAATGTTACCAGGCTGCACAACTCATGAGCCTCAACACTGTAGCACACTGTCAGAGCATAAGGCAACTTTGTATAAGTATACAAGTTTtccatgataagaaaaaaaaagtcctttCAAACCTGATGAGAAAGTGAGCCAAGAGGTGTTGGGCTCTGGGTGTCTGTGGCCGCTGCCTGTGCCAGCCCCAAGTCTTTCACCATCAGTGCTGTTCCAAAGCCACCCTATCCATGGGGAGGGaagatatacatgtatgtaaATTGTCCCTGAGTGAACAGTAAGGGCAGTGGACAGATTGAAGCAACTATGTAattgatattgatgatacctcTAAAAGACTAAACATTTTGATCATGAAAATGTCTGTTATCAGGAGTTTGTTGGGTTACAATGAACAGGCTGTTTTAATGTTAAATTCAGACCAATTGCCATCTATATGCAAGCTTAAAAGTGAAAAAGTGAGACTCCACCATCTGGACTGATgccaaaaataaaacatatatgTTAGTAAGATAAAACTTCAAATATTAGAAAAAGTATGTAAGTGGCAACACACCTGGTAGTTGTTTGAGGAAGGCACGTTCTCCAGCACACCAGGCACTGGGTTGTACAGTTCACTGGCCCAGCACCGCCCTGTGGCAGTATTGATGATGCTTGCCATCAGTTTTGGTTCCAAACCCAACCTACAAGATTAATAATCAAATATAAAATACCATTCAGTACATTTTGGTCTCAACATTTGgccttaaaataaaagaaaagaagaacaaaaggataACAGAAGTCTGAAAAGCATTACAAGACAAGATCAGCTGACTTGTTCCTTGCCTCACCTCATTCCCAGGTTCATGGTCTCGGCTGTTCCAATCATGGTGATGGCAAGCAACATGTTATTGCAAATCTTCACCGCTTGTCCGTTGCCAACCTCACCGCAGTAGACAATGTTCTTCCCCATGGAAGAGAGCAGCACCTTGGCTGCCtcaaactccttctcctctcctccgacCATGAAGGTGAGAGTTCCACCTTTGGCTGCATTGACGCCGCCAGACACAGGGGCATCCATGAAGACGGCTCCTTTTTGCCCGCCAGGCCTGCCATCTCCTTGGACACAGTGGGGTCGATGGTGCTGCTGTCCAGGATGAGTGTGCCCGGCTGTATCGTCCTGTGGAGCGTGACACACACCTGCTTTAATATTTGTGTAGTGCAGGAATCATAGTAATGGAAAATTGAGACAAAGTGCATGTCAGGAGTTCCTTACTGGGATGATAATGTGAGAATAgcttcctttcactcctttccATGCTGTGTCCaatcctctcattctttcattattcaagAAGTGTTCTTCAGAGTATGAGGCGTCCCATATTAGAAAGTGGGCCAAGACCTAAATATAATAATTTTGACTAATCCTTTTGGCTTTTATTTAGAGACTGGTTACTGTAAATATATTGTTCATGGCCAGAACCTGTCTTACATAAAGAACAAAACAGTTAGGTCACTTGGGTTAAGCCTCTTATAATAAAGGATGGCTTTATAACATTCTACTGACTGGAAGACTCCCTTGTCACCAGCATAGCAGGAGCGCACATGCTGGGAGTTGGGCAGCATGCTGATTATGCTGTCCACCTTACTGGCCACCTCTGAGGGGCTGGTGGCTACACACGCCCCTCGTCCTCCAGCCGCTTCATGGCCTCCTCGCTCACGTCGTACACCACGATGGAGTGGCCCTGAACCATCCAAGCAGAGAAATTCAAGGTTAGTTATTCAGTAattaagagaaagacaagaaatttTGCCACAATTATCTTCTATTAACATGataatattaacctcttcactactggaatgcatttttaccttgagatatgtaaacgattagaccattttattgacattacgaagggtctatgtagatcagaatattaatggccacagtcttcactattttaatcacccacacaagtttctgaagctgtataaaatcaccaaatagtaaacagaatgaatatggaaatgtgtcatggtactcaaaggttAATGCATACACAAATAACTGACAACTACATGCATTGACACTCATCTGAATTAAGAAGTTAGAATCATAATATTAACACGTAACAAATAATATGCACAAAAACCAATGCTACTTCAATAACGGGAAATTTAACTTGAGTTCTTAAAAGATGCTTCCTGTAGCTCTGCCTTACGAAGACTCACCTTGTTCAGCAGATTGACAGCCATCGGTCCTCCCATGTTGCCGAGGCCAATGAAACCCACACTGCTGCCCGGCTTGTGGTGCGGCGAGCtgactgcaacacacacacacacacacagcaaaggtAAGTTAAAGCTCTTGTCACAGTAATTAGTAAACTAGTCTcttgtttaatcccttcagtactgggacacatatttaccttgagttttgtgtacaattagacagttttatttacatcagaaatagtctatggaggtcagaagattaatggacagtcttTGTTATTCTAATCcaccacatatgtttctgaaagtgtttaaaattgctaaatagtaaccagaatgaatataaaaatgcattattgaaggggttaaaaagatgGCTGCcatgttcttgatcttgaaGGTggcatcctaacctaactaaaccttacCCTACACCCTACAGCTTAGACGatgctttttgttttgttatctattattattattattttatttatttcatttatttcgatCTTTgagacacaacacactccacacattcttttcccgtacctatttactgtaggtgaacagaggctacacatttgtgtgtgtgtgtgtgtgtgtgtgtgt
Proteins encoded:
- the LOC123508413 gene encoding LOW QUALITY PROTEIN: 3-hydroxyisobutyrate dehydrogenase, mitochondrial-like (The sequence of the model RefSeq protein was modified relative to this genomic sequence to represent the inferred CDS: inserted 2 bases in 2 codons), translating into MALLRTKITSFYTTSRHVITLNTTRALSVSSPHHKPGSSVGFIGLGNMGGPMAVNLLNKGHSIVVYDVSEEAMKRLEDEGRXVATSPSEVASKVDSIISMLPNSQHVRSCYAGDKGVFQTIQPGTLILDSSTIDPTVSKEMAGLAGKXGAVFMDAPVSGGVNAAKGGTLTFMVGGEEKEFEAAKVLLSSMGKNIVYCGEVGNGQAVKICNNMLLAITMIGTAETMNLGMRLGLEPKLMASIINTATGRCWASELYNPVPGVLENVPSSNNYQGGFGTALMVKDLGLAQAAATDTQSPTPLGSLSHQIYRLMCNSGLAEKDFSSIFLLLQEQNK